Within Solea solea chromosome 1, fSolSol10.1, whole genome shotgun sequence, the genomic segment TACCCGTCTCAGCTTCATGGGTCTGTATGCGTCCGTGGTTCTGGTGATCGGGAAGTTTGTCTGAGAATTCTTCAGAAGACTATCTCTGTAATCTGATTTCAGCATCACTGTCAAAGACTATCTCTATAATCTAATTACAGCGTCACTGTCAAAGACTGTctctgtaatctgattacagcaTCACCGTCAAAGACTATctctgtaatctgattacagcaTCACATTCAAAGACCGTCTCTGTAATTTGATTACAGCATCACTGTCAAAGACCGActctgtaatctgattactggTATCTTCCTATTCTGATCCTAATCGTACTCCAGCCTCACTGTCATCTTGTAGATTTGCAAAGCTACTACTTTTGTTCATCACATTCAGGCTGTAATAATCTGGCTACTTGTAGTGCTGTAATCTGAGTGTCTGACATGTGACCTGTTTCAGGTGAGAGAGACGGGTGAGCTGGAGTTGGAGGAACTCATCTTCCTGTATCGATCTCCAGAGATTCTGATCAAATGGACTCGACGCTGACGTGGTTCCTTCAACGATCCTCAATTTTTAATCTTTAGAGATTATTCTCCCCATGTTCTTCAGATGTTCTCCAGACTTTCGTTCATGTTCTGCACATGTTCTCCATTTGTTCTTTAAACATCACTGTAAAGAACAAAGAAGCTATCAGTTCTTCAAAGATTTCAGGAAAGGTTACAGAAAGATTCTTGGAATCATCTGGAACATCAGTGGAACGTTACCTGGTTGATGTGAAGCTGAGACTTAAGAAACCTAAAAGGATCTCAGGATATATAGTATTACagtattattgattattgattattgattattgcagGGAAATATCACATCCTGAAAAACATGTGACTTTTAAACTCCTGGAAAATCACATTGGTCCAAATGCTGTGGAAAATAATGACCGTCTGAAAGTATGTGATTGGTGTTGCAGTCATTTTCCAGGACCTGCTCCAGGACCTTTTCAATGACTGGGATACAGCTTTACTCTAGTTTTCTTCACGTTTAACCTGTACTTAGATTGGTAGAGCAACGGTTATAAGTGCAGTGCAGTTATAATATGTGTTGGTAAAGTCAAAACTGTTAACCCAATAAGAAAGAAACACACCAGATCCCTGACCCAGTCCAGATCCCTGACCCAGCCCAGAGTCAGAACCCAGACTGGAAACAGAACAAAGGTCTGACAGTAAAAGCTGAACTTTATTATGATTTGTTGATCAAAATGATTGTGAGGTCATAAACTGACCAGAGGAAGACATGGAGTGTTTGACcacagtcacttcctgtcatgTTGTGCTGTTATTAtagaggaggcggagtcagagtATGAATCACATCACTAGTGAAGCTGTGGTTTTAATCTGTTTAGTCATAATTTTATGTATTTGCAtcattttgaaaattaaaaataatctgtgAAATACTGCAATTTGAGCTACACGGTGGTGTGATGGCTAACACagctgcctcacagcaagaaggtcatcaGATCAGATCCAGGTGAGATTGGTCACCTGTTCCATCTGTGTTTGAGCTGAGGGTCTTCCTGTGTGTCCCCTggttctccaggttcctcccacagtccaaagacgtGATAAGATTAACTCTGGGCCCCCGCTGCAGGTAAACATGCAGGTGGCGCCATCACCTCGGTATAAAAACATTCTCACTTTCATGCGTTCATGGCGAAGACACATATTTGCTACATGACATTCAGCTGatggtgacatcatcactgaggaGACCTGGGGCCcatttcagaaagcaggtttagtgAAAACTCTGAGTTAGTTAACCCttagatgagggaaactctggttTTTCGGTTTCACAAAGCCAGTTCAGCTTAATACTGAGTCAGTTACCCTGGCAACATACTCCATGAACCTAACCTGCTCCCTGGcaggttttcttcaacaaactctgagtttcTCTCcgtctcatgtcctcattcatacagtcaATATCAAAACACGTATCAGAGTGCATTCACCTGTCAAATTGATGAAATGTACGTCTTTCAAAACATCGAAATCAAAATCAGAtcttacggggggggggggggggggttgggggacAGACGCTTGCGTGGACTTGAGGCTTATgtccaccagctctactcgcctcggcacaacACAGTTTAgtttgcatctccactacaaaaaaagtacatactcagctcaacacatccattattacaagCCTGTATGTCTACTTGTCTTAAGTCAGCACATATGGAATctaacctccacacacacacacacacacatatctaaaTCAAATCTTACGGAGCCCCGGACATGacataatttgacaaaatttTAGTATACTCCTTATAGTAATAAGTATAGTCCGGAGCCCCGGACCATGTTATGTCTGGGGCTCCatacaaatcaatcaaaaaacaatattttgtcaGTATTTTAGAGACACccccaaaatctcacaaatcatgtttccaggggagctcatgTCTCATTAAGGGGGGGTGAGACCCCCCCGACaccaacactgtgactgtgcgCACATTAAGACTCTGTGTTACTGTAGGCTAatcactgtagacactctctctGGTACTGTAGTTGAAATGTTCCTTCAGATTATAGCTGATACAGATGGAAACACTTTAACTTCACTGTAGTTTAAGTAAGTGACTTATATAATCTCGCTGCAGACGAACTCTTAATgtttgacagcatttcagtgactgtgtttatatttacacgtgGAAATAACGTGGGTGGAGTCCTCACTGcatggctgagtgaaactgcggtgacgttttatacacgacacacacccacacacacacacacaagtgactaatgactttacaccacacttctgtagttgttggagattaacccacgtttttaggattgttaaataGTTAATTTATCTACatttcggcactgttcggcttgatttctgtccacacgtctccggagtacagcctcctactccacagactacagcggcagtgGTCAGTGGCTCGCAATCAGCGGCGCCTTCCCttaatacaccactccactgtAAAAGACTTGTTAAGtcttgtttggcttgatttgtgtgtgggaggtctcttcctctgacgggactcagcggccggcagtctgaccaatcatcgcatagtacctgcttttaagcacgcttggaactTTGcttgagcaggtactaaaaatagtacctggtaccaggtactaggctagtggaaacgctacttaaactgtgccgtggcgaggcgaggcgagtagagccggtggaaatgcgccatttgtttacctgttgccatggtgaatcatAGTATCAGAGCttcattgatgatggcttttttcattcccaacACACACGCTGAACTCAGATTGAACATACTCATAGTTGTTGAgctaatgctgatcagctgttctgaaaccCAAAACTCAGAGTTGGTCAATctagagttaaggttttaactcggagtttgttgaacctgctttctgaaacaggcccCAGGTCCAGAAGAATCTTTGTGATGccattaaaatgtcacatgactCCAGTGTTGTGATGTCATTCTGTAAGTTGGGTCCTGATTGGTCGACAGGCTCCCTCAGCTGACCTCTGACCagactgtgacatcatcaccagcTTCCCTCTGTGTGATGTaatttcctctgacctctgtgatgatgtcatttcctctgacctctgtgatgatgtcatctcGATCGACTCAAATGAATGGTCCTCTCTGTGACTCAGTTTACTGTAACCCGTGCCAGTGGGTAGGCTCAGCCTCCTGCAGGGCGGggtcagtgtcagtgaggaggagagagacaggtgTGAGGGGCTGAGGGAGGAGCAGGACAGAAGGAGGCGGGCCCGAGAGCTTCCTGGCACCACCCGATGAAAGCTGAAGGAACTACAGGACACAGCTGCTTGTGCATCCtggaaggagggggaggagcacaGAAGAGGTGACAGACAGGTGTCCACCTGTCTGACACCTCCCCCCGCCCCTTCTCTTCCCCCCCTCAAGCCCTGTCCCATCCTGGCACGAGCTGAGCATGTCCTGCGGGGGGTGGGAGGAGGTGGGCGGCGGAGAGGTAAGGTGTAGAAGCTAGGCTCCACTCTCTGTGGCGAGGGGCAGCAGGGGGAGAGGGAAGGCAGGGTAAAGCTACCGGAGGAGGAGCCAGTGGGAGGAGCCTCATCTGGCTGGTAGATACTGAACACTGCATCTCCTGCTTGTGACCTAGATGAAGTCCCGCCTCCCCCCTCTCcttcccctccttctctcctgctCAACAGGGAGGCGGAGTAAGAGCTCGGTTTACATTCCAGGCTCTTTGATTGGACGTAGTTAACGAGACCATTGATGGGATTGGCCAATGGATGGTGGGCAGAACCTGTGGAGGAAGAGGGGCGTGGTCTGCGGTGGCTGTGAAGGTCGATGACAGTTGAGTAAATGTCCCGAAGGTTGATGACCTTCGTCTTCTGGTCCCGCTTCTCATGAAGGACGGCGTTAGcacagatgaagaggaagatACCGACACCCATGATGAGAGGACCCAAGACCTTCAGCCTATTAGAGTACAGATACCTGCAGGGACACAACAAAGGGACCATCAGAGGACAAAGACCAGCAGGGACACAACAGAGGGACCATCAGAGGACAAAGACCTGCAGGGACCATCAGAGGACAAAGACCTGCAGGGATCATCAGAGGACAAAGATCTGCAGGGACCATCAGAGGACAAAGAGCTGCAGGGACAACAGAGGACAAAGACCTGCAGGAACAAGTATAGAGTTGACTTCCTTCACCTTCATGACCACAGATACACAAAGAGTCAACTCCAGAACCAGAACAAGGTCATGTATACAGTAAGTATTGAAGACCACCTGACTGATCACAATTGCCATGTAAAGACCAGCAGATCTTACACTAGGTTCAGTGAAAAGTTCCCAGATTCATCCAGTTACATGATTCTTAATAttcagacacacaacaacaaggtTTCAAAgaatgatgaatggatgaaaaatgaagagtttgttaatataataaataattgtgtGTCACTGCAAAGCAAGTTTAGAACCTAGAGGGAGAATTAAGCTCAGCAGTGGTGGCTTATATGATGTCCCAGGCGGACCACCTCCCTGGGGTGAACTCCCACCCGCCCTTGATTTGGTTTCATCCACTTCATGAAGCAGACCACAGCAGACCACAGAGTTGATGACCCTCAGAACCTCCACCAGAACCTGCTGATGGACCTTGTAGATAGGACATACCTGTACAGGAACTCCCCTAGAAATCCTCGCCACTGTCTGGTCGTCCCATTAAAGGTACCGTCTCCTTCATCCTTGCGTAGCTCCGCCCCCTTCTCCACTTCCTCTGTGTGTAGACCCGCCCCTTTGTCTCCTTCCTGTAGAGGCACTACAATGTAACACAGGTGTAACGTGGCAGGATTGCACTTCCTCGTGCTCGTGCTCACCTGAACATCAGTGAGAGCTGGTGTTGGGGTGATGGATGATGTGGACGCCATTGCAGCACCCTCCTGTGGTGATGCTCTGAACAACAGTCCACTTCGAGGCCAGTAGCCAAGGGCTGCCATGACCACGCCCACCAGCAAGACCAGGACCCCGAGCACTGCCACAAGACCCGGGAGAGAGCAGAGCTTCACCTTCGCCTTCACCACGACCACCTCGTTCCTCCTGAggaacacaggaagtgacatcataacacacacacaacagtactgtgtgtgtgtgtgtgtgtgttactctctcttcctcttgtgtgtgtgtgtgatttgtgtgtgtgtgtgtgtgtgtatgtgttaccttctcttcctcttgtgtgtgtgttttgtgtgtgtgtgtgtgtgtgtgtgtgtgtgttaccttctcttcctctttctcttttgtgtgtgtgttttgtgtgtcttcaCTGAATCCTGTCGTCGAGCGTTGATCCTCAGGAGTCCTCCGGTTGCGATCATCATGACCCACCAATCAGACAACAGCTCAAGCGGGATTAGCCCCGCCCACCACTTCACCTAAAAAGACCAATCAATGATCAATAATCAGCTGGTTCATGGTCACATGTGAGCATCTGTGATTCTGttaccacaacacacacaaaacacacacgcacatgcgcacacacacacacacacacaaaacacacacccacatgaacacacacacatgcatgcatgcacacacacacacctgcacacacacacaaaacacatacgcacatgcacacacatgcacacatgcatgcatgcacacacaaacacatgcacaatatATTGTTAGTtctcacagtgacatcatcatcatcatcgtcctcttcGTCTTCTTCGCTGATCCAGCGTTGAAATGTTTCCTCGTCTCAACTCgtcctgtgtgcgtgtgtgtgtggaggaggagactttttattcactgcagtgacagagagacagacagacagagagagacagacagacagacagacagacagagtgagagagacaaagatgaagacacaaaaacctgtctgtctctctgatcCCGGACCATCAGTAGCGTAGTgttctgtgtgggtgtgtgtgtggggggtgggggggggggcggttgttgctaggcaacagagAGGCTCTGCAGCCTCTGAATAAGTTGGTGTCCTGTCGTCATGGAAACGCTGCAGACTCCATCAGCCTGTTGTCTCCTCTCTTACTGCTGTGAATTATGGACAAATGAAAGGTAAACTACAACTCCCAGGATGCATTTCACCAACACACGCACCGATTACTGCCCTCTTGTggatatttgattattattattgtttgatttaaaaacagcctGCAGCGCCACCATgtggtcaccatggaaacacatGAAGTCAATCCATTATTTCAAATTTGCCactgaacaaaaatataaacacttttgttttccatGAGATAAactcaaagataaaaaaaaattcaccatTTCTCTCAAATATTGTTCACATATATGTGTTAATCTGTGTTAATCTTTGTGaatctgtgtaaatgtgtgttaatctATGTTAATCTGTGTTAATCTGTGTAAATCTTTATTAATCTGTATTAATCTGTGTAAATCTATGTTAATCTATGTTAATCTGTGTAAATCTATGTTAATCTGTGTACATCTTTATGAATCTGTGTAAATCTATGCTAATCGGTGTAAATCTGTGTAAACTTGTGTAAATCTATGTTAATATGTGTAAATCTGTGTAAATCTATGTTAATTGGTGTAAATCTGTGTAAATCTATGTTAATTGGTGTAAATCTGTGTAAATCTATGGTATGGACAACAAACACAGTTGcattttattgatttgaatGCACAGAGATACAGTGGCGAGATCCtgaggaacattttttttcatccacGACCATcagctcatgcacacacacacaacaaa encodes:
- the LOC131460387 gene encoding transmembrane protein 200C-like — its product is MMIATGGLLRINARRQDSVKTHKTHTQKRKRKRRRNEVVVVKAKVKLCSLPGLVAVLGVLVLLVGVVMAALGYWPRSGLLFRASPQEGAAMASTSSITPTPALTDVQEGDKGAGLHTEEVEKGAELRKDEGDGTFNGTTRQWRGFLGEFLYRYLYSNRLKVLGPLIMGVGIFLFICANAVLHEKRDQKTKVINLRDIYSTVIDLHSHRRPRPSSSTGSAHHPLANPINGLVNYVQSKSLECKPSSYSASLLSRREGGEGEGGGGTSSRSQAGDAVFSIYQPDEAPPTGSSSGSFTLPSLSPCCPSPQRVEPSFYTLPLRRPPPPTPRRTCSARARMGQGLRGGREGAGGGVRQVDTCLSPLLCSSPSFQDAQAAVSCSSFSFHRVVPGSSRARLLLSCSSLSPSHLSLSSSLTLTPPCRRLSLPTGTGYSKLSHREDHSFESIEMTSSQRSEEMTSSQRSEEITSHRGKLVMMSQSGQRSAEGACRPIRTQLTE